A single region of the Bicyclus anynana chromosome 14, ilBicAnyn1.1, whole genome shotgun sequence genome encodes:
- the LOC112045036 gene encoding calpain-7 gives MADFANATEAASLAVSFDQAGEVEKAVECYRTAARLLDRVCSHVSPEKQVDLREKVKEYMKRATFLEEQKDRAQQEESERVLQKCYFLMQQALDADEENLKDLALQLYTQAVELAVSVKFNEPEISSRIKGLAVQALDRAEEIKGIKKLDILSIRDPQQPAMSPNRAQLQREQSVHLKVTGKQVYTQEEKEVLRMTSNINNNCFLPFMDIDLSEKFQYALPFEDRASELKLSSKQAAEFDGWIRPHEVSSDPKMIVGDHVDCFSIKQTIVSDCSFVASLAVSALYERRFNKKIITSIIYPKNKNKQPVYNPFGKYMVKLHLNGVRRKIIIDDRLPYSKHGRLLCSYSSNKNEFWVSLLEKAYMKVMGGYDFPGSNSNIDLHALTGWIPERCAIRDGEADFNGDALYETIRSRLERGEVLATVATGPLSDADAERTGLVATHAYAVLDVRLVNGVKLLKLKNPWSHLRWRGNYSELDTVHWTSSLRGQLNYDPDSAAQYDNGVFWIDYASILKFFDVFYLNWNPELFKNTYCIHQKWDAGNGPVKDAYNIGENPQFTLHVQGKGAVWLLLTRHITQIDDFRDNKEYITLLVYKNGRRIYYPYDPPPFIDGIRINSPHYLCKLIVGDSSADRYTLVVSQYEKSRTIFYTLRAYATCPFSMAKIDPYPYTRTIKGEWSGPTAGGCENHRQTYPNNPKFIVTVPESRNPCHLVAQLKGPKQYQMGVDARVESLDDPSVTAPFLRESSGAYRSGFVVLELRNLPAGKYILTPSTFYPAQEGPFFLELKSTCEITCEPRS, from the exons ATGGCTGACTTTGCGAATGCCACAGAGGCGGCATCCTTAGCTGTTTCTTTCGATCAAGCAGGAGAAGTAGAAAAAGCGGTAGAATGTTACCGAACGGCTGCAAGACTTCTCGACAGGGTTTGCAGTCACGTATCGCCGGAAAAACAAGTAGATCTCCGGGAGAAGGTGAAGGAGTATATGAAAAGGGCCACCTTCTTGGAGGAACAAAAAG ATAGAGCCCAACAAGAAGAAAGCGAAAGGGTGTTGCAAAAATGCTACTTCCTCATGCAACAAGCGCTTGATGCAGATGAGGAGAATCTGAAAGACTTGGCGCTGCAGCTTTACACCCAGGCAGTGGAATTAGCTGTTAGTGTT AAATTCAATGAACCAGAGATCAGTTCAAGGATAAAAGGTTTAGCAGTACAGGCTTTAGACAGAGCAGAGGAAATAAAGGGCATTAAAAAATTGGACATATTATCCATTAGAGACCCTCAACAACCTG CAATGTCTCCAAACAGGGCCCAACTGCAAAGAGAACAGAGTGTTCACTTAAAAGTGACCGGCAAACAAGTGTACACACAAGAGGAAAAAGAAGTCTTACGTATGACCTCCAATATAAACAACAATTGTTTCTTACCGTTCATGGACATTGATCTATCGGAGAAGTTCCAGTACGCTCTGCCCTTTGAAGACAGGGCCAGTGAACTGAAGTTATCTTCGAAACAGGCAGCAGAGTTTGATGGTTGGATTCGACCACACGAAGTGTCCAGTGACCCTAAAATGATTGTCGGAGATCATGTCGACTGCTTCAGTATAAAACAGACT ATTGTATCAGACTGCTCATTTGTAGCTTCGCTGGCAGTGAGCGCATTGTACGAGAGACGGTTCAACAAGAAGATAATCACCTCCATCATATACCCCAAGAACAAAAACAAGCAGCCCGTGTACAATCCCTTTGGCAAATATATGGTGAAGTTACACCTCAATGGTGTTAGACGAAAG ATAATAATCGACGATCGACTCCCCTATAGCAAACACGGAAGACTGCTGTGCTCCTACTCGAGCAATAAGAATGAGTTCTGGGTGTCGCTGTTGGAGAAGGCGTACATGAAAGTGATGGGAGGTTACGACTTCCCTGGCTCTAACAGT AACATAGATTTGCACGCACTAACGGGTTGGATACCGGAGCGGTGCGCCATACGTGACGGCGAGGCGGATTTCAACGGAGACGCTCTGTACGAGACGATACGCAGTCGCTTGGAGCGAGGCGAGGTGCTGGCTACCGTGGCCACGGGACCGTTGAGCGACGCGGACGCCGAGCGCACGGGGCTCGTGGCCACGCATGCGTACGCTGTGTTGGATGTGCGACTTGTCAAT GGAGTGAAGCTGCTGAAGCTCAAGAACCCCTGGTCCCACCTGCGCTGGCGCGGGAACTACAGCGAGCTGGACACGGTGCACTGGACGTCGAGTCTCCGCGGGCAGCTGAACTACGACCCCGACAGCGCGGCGCAGTACGACAATGGGGTCTTTTGGATCGACTACGCGAGCATTCTCAAGTTCTTCGACGTGTTCTACTTGAACTGGAACCCGGAGCTGTTCAAGAATACTTACTGCATTCATCA GAAATGGGACGCCGGCAACGGCCCCGTCAAGGACGCGTACAACATCGGCGAGAACCCGCAGTTCACTCTGCACGTGCAGGGGAAAGGCGCCGTGTGGCTGTTGTTGACGAGACACATCACTCAGATAGACGACTTCCGCGACAACAAGGAGTACATCACCCTACTCGTCTACAAGAACGGACGCAGGATATACTACCCCT ACGACCCGCCGCCTTTCATCGACGGCATCCGCATAAACAGCCCGCACTACCTGTGCAAGCTGATCGTGGGCGACTCCAGCGCCGACCGCTACACGCTGGTCGTGTCGCAATACGAGAAGAGCCGCACCATCTTCTACACCCTGCGCGCGTACGCCACGTGCCCCTTCTCCATGGCCAAGATCGACCCCTACCCGTACACTAGAACG ATAAAAGGCGAATGGTCGGGCCCAACGGCGGGCGGTTGCGAGAACCATCGCCAAACGTACCCCAACAACCCGAAGTTCATAGTGACAGTGCCGGAATCTCGCAACCCATGCCACCTGGTTGCGCAACTCAAGGGGCCCAAGCAGTACCAGATGGGAGTCGACGCTAGGGTTGAATCCCTCGACGATCCCAGTGTCACTGCACCTTTCCTCAGAGAATCTTCCGGAGCTTATAG ATCGGGCTTTGTAGTTCTAGAACTACGCAATCTGCCCGCAGGTAAGTACATATTGACTCCGTCCACGTTCTATCCGGCTCAGGAAGGTCCATTCTTCTTGGAGCTCAAGTCCACTTGCGAGATCACATGCGAGCCCCGCAGCTAG